The following are from one region of the Ignavibacteriota bacterium genome:
- a CDS encoding NADP-dependent isocitrate dehydrogenase — protein sequence MSIKINWTKIDEAPQLASYSLLPILKSFTKGTGIEFVEKDISLAGRIIANFPDNLTKEQKIPDNLAELGELTQDSSANIIKLPNISASIPQLKAAIKELHDKGYKIPDYPEEPKSEEDKKLKERFAKVLGSAVNPVIREGNSDRRASTSVKKFAQMHPHKMMKPWPASGSKCRVVSMNQKDFYGSEKSMTIDKDDIVKIEFVDANGNVSLLKENLKLLKGEVIDSAVMNVKELRKFYSQQIEEAKKDGVLLSLHLKATMMKISDPIMFGHAVSVYYKEPLEKHAQTLKEIGANVNNGLMDILEKLKKLPEEKRKQIEDDVNKVYDYQPELAMIDSRIGKTNLHVPNDVIVDASMPNVVRDGGKMWNRKDELQDCIAMIPDRCYSTIYQAIIEDAKKNGQFDPAIMGAVSNVGLMAKKAEEYGSHDKTFEIKAKGVVRVINAEGKILLEQQVEAGDIYRMCQTKDEAVKDWVNLAVNRAKVSNTPAIFWLDENRAHDREIIRKVKRYLSEHNTTNLEIKILKPVDAMNYTLERTRKGLDTISVTGNVLRDYLTDLFPILELGTSARMLSIVPLLKGGGLFETGAGGSAPKHVEQLLKENHLRWDSLGEYCALVPSLEMVYDKTKNEKANILAKTLDKAIGKYLENGRMPSRKAGEIDNRGSSFYLAMYWAEELSNQLQDAEFKSRFKKIYNELSNNEQKIVSDLISVQGKPVDIGGYYLPDEKKASAVMRPSETFNKIIDQS from the coding sequence ATGAGCATTAAAATAAACTGGACCAAAATTGACGAAGCCCCACAGCTCGCAAGTTATAGTTTACTGCCAATACTTAAATCCTTCACCAAAGGAACGGGGATTGAGTTTGTTGAAAAAGACATTTCGCTTGCCGGAAGAATAATTGCAAACTTTCCCGATAATCTAACTAAAGAACAAAAAATTCCGGATAACCTGGCAGAACTTGGAGAGTTAACACAGGACTCAAGCGCAAACATTATCAAGCTTCCCAATATCAGCGCTTCAATCCCACAGTTAAAAGCAGCGATAAAAGAATTACATGATAAAGGATATAAAATTCCTGATTATCCGGAAGAACCAAAATCAGAAGAGGATAAAAAATTAAAAGAGAGATTTGCTAAAGTGTTGGGCTCTGCTGTCAATCCTGTGATAAGAGAAGGAAACTCAGACAGACGGGCATCCACATCTGTTAAAAAGTTTGCACAAATGCACCCGCACAAGATGATGAAACCCTGGCCAGCATCCGGTTCAAAATGCCGCGTAGTAAGTATGAATCAAAAAGATTTTTACGGCTCAGAAAAATCTATGACTATTGATAAAGATGATATTGTGAAAATTGAGTTTGTTGATGCAAATGGAAACGTATCCCTTTTGAAAGAAAATCTTAAACTTCTGAAAGGGGAAGTGATTGATTCTGCAGTAATGAACGTTAAAGAACTGAGAAAATTTTATTCACAGCAAATTGAAGAAGCAAAGAAAGACGGCGTTCTGCTTTCACTTCATCTTAAAGCAACAATGATGAAAATATCCGATCCCATAATGTTTGGTCACGCAGTTTCTGTTTATTATAAAGAACCACTCGAAAAACATGCTCAAACTCTTAAAGAAATCGGTGCAAATGTTAATAACGGGTTGATGGATATTCTTGAAAAATTGAAAAAACTTCCCGAAGAGAAAAGAAAACAAATTGAAGACGACGTCAACAAAGTATATGATTACCAGCCAGAACTTGCAATGATTGATTCAAGAATTGGAAAAACAAATCTTCATGTTCCAAACGATGTAATTGTTGATGCATCAATGCCAAACGTTGTGCGAGATGGCGGAAAAATGTGGAACAGAAAAGATGAGCTCCAGGATTGTATCGCAATGATTCCGGATCGCTGTTATTCAACAATTTATCAGGCAATTATTGAAGATGCGAAAAAAAATGGACAGTTTGATCCGGCAATTATGGGCGCAGTTTCAAATGTAGGATTGATGGCGAAGAAAGCCGAAGAGTATGGATCGCATGATAAAACATTTGAGATAAAAGCAAAAGGAGTAGTGCGCGTCATAAATGCAGAAGGAAAAATTTTGCTTGAACAACAGGTTGAAGCCGGAGATATTTATAGAATGTGTCAGACAAAAGATGAAGCGGTAAAAGACTGGGTTAATCTGGCAGTAAATAGAGCAAAAGTTTCAAACACACCGGCAATTTTCTGGCTTGATGAAAACAGAGCACACGACAGAGAAATTATCCGAAAAGTTAAAAGGTATTTATCAGAACACAACACAACAAACCTTGAAATCAAAATTCTCAAACCGGTTGATGCAATGAATTATACTCTTGAGAGAACGAGAAAAGGATTAGACACAATATCAGTTACGGGAAATGTACTTCGCGATTATTTGACGGATCTCTTCCCAATACTTGAGCTTGGCACGAGCGCGAGAATGCTCTCAATAGTTCCATTATTAAAAGGTGGTGGTTTGTTTGAAACCGGTGCCGGAGGTTCTGCACCAAAACATGTTGAACAGCTTCTGAAAGAAAATCATTTGAGATGGGATTCTCTCGGCGAATATTGTGCGCTTGTTCCTTCTTTAGAAATGGTTTATGATAAAACTAAAAATGAAAAAGCAAACATTTTAGCAAAAACACTCGACAAAGCGATTGGTAAGTATCTTGAGAATGGAAGAATGCCTTCGCGTAAAGCTGGCGAGATTGATAACAGAGGAAGTTCGTTCTATCTCGCAATGTATTGGGCAGAAGAGTTATCAAATCAATTGCAAGATGCAGAATTTAAATCACGCTTCAAAAAAATTTACAATGAACTTTCAAACAATGAGCAAAAGATTGTAAGTGATTTGATCTCTGTTCAGGGAAAACCTGTTGATATCGGCGGATACTATTTGCCGGATGAAAAAAAAGCTTCTGCAGTAATGCGTCCTAGCGAAACATTTAATAAAATAATTGATCAGAGTTGA
- a CDS encoding radical SAM protein: MKFVPSYKNISSENFSYRLVRADEIIKKCTSCPRNCLVDRTNDELGTCQSRDLPIVSSYTPHFGEEPVLSGTNGAGNIFFGNCNLRCDYCQNFVISQNPKTEIRNEVSHERLAEIMLELQTLGCHNIGLVSPTHFAVPILKSIKLAIDKGLTLPIIYNTNGYDSVEILKLYKDVVDIYLPDFKYGNNDYGRRYSKVPDYFDKVSQAITEMYEQVGSALIYENGVVVRGLIIRHLVLPNGLADSEEVFKFIAELDSKIHISLMAQYFPTNRAEKNILLNRAVRNSEFDRVADLLDKYELENGWIQEMESQDFYRPNFDQDREDPFGNKKLFDVSDLKP, translated from the coding sequence ATGAAATTCGTTCCGTCTTACAAAAATATTTCTTCTGAAAATTTTTCTTATAGACTTGTTCGTGCAGACGAAATTATAAAAAAGTGTACGAGTTGTCCGCGTAATTGTCTTGTTGATCGAACTAACGATGAGCTCGGGACTTGCCAAAGCAGAGATTTACCAATTGTTTCATCGTACACACCACACTTCGGCGAAGAACCTGTTTTATCAGGAACGAATGGTGCGGGAAATATTTTCTTTGGTAATTGCAACCTTCGTTGCGACTATTGCCAGAATTTTGTCATCAGTCAGAATCCAAAAACTGAAATTAGAAACGAAGTGTCACATGAACGACTTGCTGAAATTATGCTTGAGCTGCAAACTTTGGGCTGCCACAACATCGGATTGGTATCGCCAACTCATTTTGCCGTTCCAATTCTCAAGTCAATTAAACTTGCAATCGATAAAGGTTTAACACTTCCGATAATTTATAATACAAACGGATATGACTCGGTGGAGATACTAAAGCTTTACAAAGATGTCGTAGATATTTATCTGCCCGATTTCAAATATGGTAATAATGACTACGGAAGACGTTATTCAAAAGTGCCTGATTATTTTGACAAGGTTAGTCAGGCAATTACAGAAATGTACGAACAGGTTGGCAGTGCGCTTATTTATGAAAACGGAGTTGTTGTGAGAGGATTAATTATTCGTCACCTTGTTCTTCCGAATGGCCTAGCCGATTCAGAAGAAGTTTTTAAGTTCATCGCTGAACTGGATTCTAAAATTCATATTTCATTGATGGCTCAATATTTCCCAACTAATCGTGCAGAAAAAAACATTCTTTTAAATCGGGCGGTGAGAAATTCTGAGTTTGACCGTGTTGCAGATCTGCTTGATAAGTACGAATTAGAAAATGGCTGGATTCAGGAGATGGAAAGTCAGGATTTCTATCGTCCTAATTTCGATCAAGACAGAGAAGATCCTTTCGGAAATAAAAAGTTGTTTGATGTGTCTGACCTCAAACCATAA
- a CDS encoding DUF937 domain-containing protein, which translates to MDILNTIQSALGGENQKDDLMSTVLGLLGGQGGLQNLIGQFSSKGLDDVIGSWVGTGKNLPVTSDQLQNVLGKDTIGNLASKLGMDSGALTSQLSKLLPDVVDKLTPDGKVPEGDIMGKGIDLLGGLFGNK; encoded by the coding sequence ATGGATATATTAAACACAATTCAATCGGCACTTGGAGGCGAAAACCAAAAAGATGACCTGATGTCAACAGTTTTGGGACTGCTCGGCGGGCAGGGTGGATTGCAAAATCTTATTGGTCAGTTTTCTTCAAAGGGTTTGGATGATGTAATTGGTTCTTGGGTTGGCACGGGAAAAAATCTTCCCGTTACCAGCGATCAACTGCAGAATGTTTTAGGAAAAGATACAATTGGTAATCTCGCGTCAAAACTTGGAATGGACAGTGGTGCATTGACTTCACAGCTTTCAAAACTGCTGCCGGACGTTGTTGATAAGCTAACCCCGGATGGTAAAGTTCCCGAAGGTGATATTATGGGTAAAGGAATTGATTTACTAGGCGGATTGTTTGGGAACAAATAA
- the metH gene encoding methionine synthase has product MKLTVKAFKKLLQEKILVIDGAMGTMIQRHKLTEKDFRGARFKNHPHDLKGNNDLLSITQPEIIKGIHRAYFDAGADIIETNTFNANTISQSDYNLQEIAYEINFQSAKIAKEVAEEFDRKDKTKYHFVAGALGPTNKTLSLSPNVNDPGFRAVTFDQVEIAYYDAARGLVDGGADILLIETIFDTLNAKAAIFGVEKLISERSLDIPVMISGTIVDQSGRTLSGQTVEAFYISVSHAKNLVSVGLNCALGAKQIRPFVQDLHNVSDKFLSVYPNAGLPNEMGGYDETPKIMVAVLEDFLKSGFVNIVGGCCGTTPDHIKEIASIVGNYKPGIPKKLEPYLRLSGLEPVVLRPDSNFMNIGERTNVTGSKKFARLIKENKFDEALSVARDQVEGGAQVLDINMDEAMLDSEVSMIKFLNLLEAEPEIAKLPIMLDSSKWTVIETGLKCLQGKGIVNSISLKEGENVFKEQARKILNYGAAVIVMAFDEKGQADTFERRIEVCNRVYKILKDEIGFPPQDIIFDPNILAIATGIEEHNNYAVDYIEAARWIKQNLPYAKVSGGVSNLSFSFRGNDVVREAMHSAFLYHAIKAGMDMGIVNAGQLEVYEEIPKELLEKVEDVIFNRKPDATERLIEFAETIKKKDRSSIDGEEKKDEWRKLPIDERLKHALIKGNVDYIDEDVEEARQKYSQPIEVIEGPLMAGMNVVGDLFGSGKMFLPQVVKSARVMKKAVAYLIPYIEAEKTKNSNPRKRGRVLMATVKGDVHDIGKNIVGVVLGCNNYEVIDLGVMVHTEKILQTAIDEKVDVIGVSGLITPSLDEMVHVANEMERRGMNLPLLIGGATTSRVHTAVKIAPKYSGPVIHVLDASRSVPVVSNLLNKDAGVKDKYIQAFKKEYTQLKEDYEKKKSDKSFISLEEARNNRLKIDWLKTKIKKPNKSGLTVLKNYDLSILKNYIDWTPFFMTWELKGKYPSIFESESVGSEAKKLFDDANKLLEKVINEKLLTANGIVGLFPANSVGVDDIEVYSDETRSGVKRVLHTIRQQMQKSANEPNIALADFIAPKETNVKDYIGMFAVTAGTGIEKLIEKFDNEHDDYNSIMIKVIADRLAEAFAEHLHELVRKEYWGYASDENFSNDDLIKEKYFGIRPAPGYPAQPDHTEKPIIFSLLNAEQNSGIKLTESQMMYPAASVCGVYFSHPESKYFTVGKISKDQVLDYHRRKGMSVEEIERWLSPILNY; this is encoded by the coding sequence ATGAAACTAACAGTCAAAGCATTCAAAAAGTTATTACAAGAAAAAATTCTCGTTATAGATGGCGCAATGGGAACGATGATACAACGTCATAAATTAACAGAAAAAGATTTCCGGGGCGCAAGATTCAAAAATCATCCGCACGATCTTAAAGGCAACAACGATCTTCTTTCTATCACTCAGCCGGAAATTATAAAAGGGATTCATCGCGCATACTTTGACGCCGGTGCCGACATAATCGAAACAAATACTTTTAATGCCAATACAATTTCACAGTCTGATTATAACCTGCAGGAAATAGCGTATGAAATAAATTTTCAATCTGCAAAAATTGCAAAAGAAGTTGCGGAAGAGTTTGATAGAAAAGACAAAACAAAATATCATTTTGTTGCCGGAGCCCTTGGACCGACCAACAAAACACTTTCGCTTTCACCGAATGTTAACGATCCCGGATTTCGTGCTGTTACTTTTGATCAGGTTGAAATTGCGTACTATGATGCCGCCCGTGGATTGGTTGATGGCGGCGCTGATATTTTATTAATTGAAACCATATTCGATACTCTCAATGCTAAAGCAGCAATATTTGGTGTTGAAAAATTAATAAGTGAACGATCACTTGATATTCCGGTTATGATTTCCGGAACTATTGTTGATCAGAGCGGAAGAACATTGTCGGGTCAAACAGTAGAAGCCTTTTATATTTCTGTTTCTCATGCAAAAAATCTTGTAAGTGTTGGTTTAAATTGTGCGCTTGGTGCTAAACAGATTCGACCCTTTGTGCAGGATCTTCATAATGTGTCTGATAAATTCTTATCGGTTTATCCTAATGCAGGCTTGCCAAATGAAATGGGTGGTTACGATGAAACACCAAAAATAATGGTAGCGGTTCTTGAAGATTTTTTAAAAAGCGGATTTGTAAATATAGTCGGAGGCTGCTGCGGAACAACCCCGGATCATATAAAAGAAATTGCCAGCATTGTGGGAAATTATAAACCCGGAATTCCAAAAAAGCTGGAACCATATTTACGATTGAGCGGACTTGAACCCGTTGTTCTTCGTCCCGATTCCAATTTTATGAACATAGGTGAGAGAACAAACGTAACCGGTTCAAAAAAATTTGCACGCCTTATCAAAGAAAATAAATTTGATGAAGCACTTTCTGTTGCCCGCGATCAGGTTGAAGGCGGCGCACAGGTTCTCGATATTAATATGGACGAAGCGATGCTCGACTCAGAAGTATCAATGATAAAGTTTCTTAATCTTCTTGAAGCGGAACCAGAGATAGCAAAACTACCGATAATGCTTGATTCATCTAAGTGGACAGTGATTGAAACCGGATTAAAATGTCTTCAGGGAAAAGGCATTGTTAACTCAATTTCACTGAAAGAGGGCGAAAATGTTTTCAAAGAACAGGCGAGAAAAATTTTAAATTATGGTGCGGCGGTTATCGTTATGGCTTTCGATGAAAAAGGTCAGGCGGATACTTTTGAACGAAGAATCGAAGTTTGCAATCGTGTTTACAAAATCTTAAAAGATGAAATTGGCTTTCCCCCGCAGGACATAATATTTGATCCAAATATTCTTGCAATTGCAACCGGAATAGAAGAACATAATAACTATGCTGTTGATTACATCGAAGCAGCAAGATGGATAAAACAAAATCTTCCTTATGCAAAAGTTAGCGGCGGCGTAAGCAATCTTTCTTTTTCTTTTCGTGGTAATGATGTTGTTCGCGAAGCCATGCATTCTGCATTTCTGTATCACGCAATAAAAGCAGGGATGGATATGGGGATTGTTAATGCTGGTCAGCTTGAAGTCTATGAGGAAATACCTAAAGAACTTCTCGAAAAAGTCGAAGACGTAATTTTTAACAGAAAACCGGATGCAACCGAAAGACTGATTGAATTTGCCGAAACGATAAAGAAAAAAGATCGTTCCTCAATTGATGGAGAAGAAAAAAAAGATGAGTGGCGAAAGCTTCCCATTGATGAAAGACTGAAACATGCTCTGATAAAAGGAAATGTTGATTACATTGACGAAGATGTTGAAGAAGCCCGACAAAAATATTCTCAACCTATTGAGGTAATTGAAGGTCCTTTAATGGCAGGTATGAATGTGGTTGGCGATCTGTTTGGCTCAGGAAAAATGTTTTTACCGCAAGTTGTGAAAAGTGCAAGAGTGATGAAGAAAGCGGTTGCATATCTCATTCCATATATTGAAGCAGAGAAGACTAAAAATTCTAATCCTCGAAAACGGGGTCGTGTACTGATGGCAACAGTTAAAGGAGATGTTCACGACATTGGTAAAAACATAGTTGGAGTTGTGCTTGGTTGTAATAATTATGAAGTTATTGATCTTGGAGTTATGGTTCACACCGAAAAAATTCTTCAGACCGCTATCGATGAAAAAGTAGATGTAATAGGAGTTAGCGGACTAATCACACCATCGCTTGATGAAATGGTTCATGTAGCAAATGAAATGGAAAGAAGAGGAATGAATCTCCCTCTGCTTATCGGTGGCGCAACTACATCGCGCGTACACACTGCAGTTAAAATTGCACCTAAGTATAGCGGACCTGTCATTCATGTTCTTGATGCTTCACGCAGCGTTCCTGTTGTATCGAACCTTCTGAATAAAGATGCCGGCGTAAAGGACAAATATATCCAGGCATTTAAAAAAGAATACACTCAACTAAAAGAAGATTATGAAAAGAAAAAATCAGACAAAAGTTTTATCTCCTTAGAAGAAGCACGAAACAACCGGCTTAAAATAGATTGGTTAAAAACAAAAATAAAAAAACCGAACAAATCAGGATTAACAGTTCTTAAGAATTATGATCTTTCAATCCTGAAAAATTATATAGATTGGACACCATTTTTCATGACATGGGAACTGAAAGGGAAATATCCTTCTATCTTTGAAAGTGAATCGGTTGGAAGCGAAGCCAAAAAATTATTTGACGATGCTAACAAATTGCTTGAAAAAGTAATTAATGAAAAACTTCTTACGGCAAATGGAATAGTTGGTTTGTTCCCGGCAAATTCAGTGGGTGTTGATGACATTGAAGTTTATTCTGATGAAACACGAAGCGGAGTTAAAAGAGTTCTTCACACGATAAGACAACAAATGCAAAAGTCGGCGAATGAACCAAACATTGCCCTTGCAGATTTCATCGCACCCAAAGAAACCAATGTTAAAGATTACATAGGAATGTTTGCAGTTACTGCCGGGACAGGAATTGAAAAGTTGATTGAAAAATTTGATAACGAACACGATGATTACAATAGTATTATGATAAAAGTAATTGCTGACAGGCTCGCCGAAGCATTTGCTGAACATCTTCACGAACTTGTCAGAAAAGAATATTGGGGATACGCTTCAGATGAGAACTTTTCAAATGATGATCTGATTAAAGAAAAATATTTTGGTATCCGCCCGGCGCCAGGTTATCCAGCACAACCGGACCATACAGAAAAGCCCATTATATTTTCGCTTCTAAATGCAGAACAAAATTCAGGAATAAAATTGACGGAAAGTCAAATGATGTATCCTGCCGCAAGTGTTTGCGGAGTGTATTTCTCTCATCCGGAATCGAAATATTTTACGGTGGGAAAAATCAGCAAAGACCAGGTGCTTGACTATCATCGTCGAAAAGGAATGAGTGTTGAAGAAATTGAAAGATGGCTGAGCCCGATTTTGAATTATTAG
- the rfaD gene encoding ADP-glyceromanno-heptose 6-epimerase, giving the protein MIVVTGGAGFIGSAIVWKLNQLGENRIRIVDELGKDDKWKNLVSLKFDDFIHKDEFISMIIERDFSFEISAVIHMGANSSTTEIDADHLFSNNYLYTQELAKYCLEKNIRFIYASSAATYGDGSLGFADDENNLETLRPLNMYGYSKQLFDLWAKKTGALDKIVGLKYFNVYGPNEYHKGDMRSVVHKAFEQIRDTGKVKLFKSMNPAYKDGEQLRDFIYIKDAVDMTLYFLDKPKVNGLFNLGTGKSRTWNDLVMSIFKAQSKPVKIDYVDLPEHLREKYQYFTEANMNKIKEAGYTAPIRSLEEGVTDYVKNHLLGKPYLGD; this is encoded by the coding sequence ATGATAGTAGTTACTGGTGGTGCGGGATTTATCGGAAGCGCAATAGTTTGGAAACTTAACCAGCTCGGTGAAAATAGAATTAGAATAGTGGATGAGTTGGGTAAAGACGATAAATGGAAAAATCTTGTCTCGTTAAAGTTTGATGATTTTATTCATAAGGATGAATTTATCTCTATGATCATTGAGCGGGATTTTTCGTTTGAAATTTCTGCTGTTATCCATATGGGTGCAAACTCTTCAACAACAGAAATAGATGCCGATCATCTTTTCTCAAATAACTATCTCTACACACAAGAACTTGCAAAATATTGTCTCGAAAAAAATATTAGATTTATATATGCGTCATCAGCAGCTACTTATGGAGATGGATCGCTAGGATTTGCTGATGATGAAAATAATCTTGAAACTCTTCGTCCGTTAAATATGTATGGTTACTCAAAACAACTTTTTGATTTGTGGGCAAAGAAGACCGGGGCGTTGGATAAGATCGTCGGTTTGAAATATTTTAATGTTTACGGTCCAAATGAATATCACAAAGGAGATATGCGCTCGGTTGTACACAAAGCTTTTGAACAGATTCGCGATACAGGAAAAGTTAAGCTTTTCAAATCAATGAATCCGGCATACAAGGACGGAGAACAGTTGCGGGATTTTATTTATATAAAAGATGCTGTTGATATGACTTTGTACTTTCTTGATAAACCAAAAGTTAATGGCTTATTCAATCTTGGGACAGGAAAATCAAGAACATGGAATGATCTCGTGATGTCCATCTTCAAAGCGCAAAGTAAACCCGTTAAAATCGATTATGTTGATTTACCAGAACACTTGCGTGAAAAATATCAGTACTTCACCGAGGCAAATATGAATAAAATTAAAGAAGCCGGTTACACTGCCCCGATCCGCAGTCTGGAGGAAGGTGTTACTGATTATGTGAAAAACCATTTACTTGGGAAACCGTATCTTGGAGATTAA
- a CDS encoding 8-oxo-dGTP diphosphatase yields MKLATLCYLLDKKNNSTLMIFRNKKKNDYHEGKWNGLGGKFEHGESPEECAIREIEEECGLKVNSLKMKGFISFPLFDGKDDWYVFLFIAEDFTGKLIDSPEGKLEWIPNERLTEINLWDGDKIFIPWLFEEKFFSAKFNYKDGKFVDYSVSFY; encoded by the coding sequence ATGAAACTTGCAACCCTCTGCTATCTGTTAGACAAAAAAAACAATTCAACTCTGATGATTTTTCGCAATAAAAAGAAAAATGATTACCACGAAGGAAAGTGGAATGGGCTCGGTGGAAAGTTTGAACACGGTGAATCACCCGAAGAATGTGCAATCAGAGAAATTGAAGAAGAATGTGGATTAAAAGTCAATTCATTAAAGATGAAAGGATTTATTAGTTTTCCTTTGTTTGATGGAAAAGATGATTGGTACGTTTTCCTTTTTATCGCAGAAGATTTTACCGGAAAACTGATAGATTCTCCGGAAGGAAAACTGGAATGGATTCCGAATGAAAGGCTAACCGAAATTAATCTTTGGGATGGTGATAAAATTTTTATTCCGTGGTTGTTTGAAGAAAAGTTTTTTAGTGCAAAGTTTAATTATAAAGACGGGAAGTTTGTTGATTATTCTGTTTCATTTTATTGA
- a CDS encoding phage tail protein encodes MNYPHAKNHFKVEWGGNNIGFMEVSGLSIELDVVDYREGSSPESSVRKMPGLKKFSDVVLKRGIIRNDADFYRWINTANFNQVERRDVVISLLNERHEPIVIWKLRNAFPSKLEYSALNAHSSEVIIESLTLTHEGLIVEYI; translated from the coding sequence ATGAATTATCCACACGCAAAAAATCATTTTAAAGTAGAATGGGGAGGAAACAACATCGGGTTTATGGAAGTCAGCGGACTTTCAATCGAGCTTGATGTAGTTGATTATCGCGAAGGCTCATCACCGGAAAGTTCTGTTAGAAAAATGCCGGGATTAAAAAAATTTTCAGATGTGGTGCTGAAACGAGGAATAATTAGAAACGATGCGGATTTTTATAGATGGATTAATACGGCAAATTTTAACCAGGTTGAAAGGCGCGATGTTGTAATTTCTCTTCTGAATGAACGGCATGAGCCGATAGTAATTTGGAAACTTAGAAATGCTTTTCCCTCGAAGCTTGAATACTCTGCACTGAATGCTCATTCAAGTGAAGTTATAATCGAGTCTCTCACCCTTACACATGAAGGGCTGATCGTCGAGTATATTTAA
- a CDS encoding MFS transporter, producing the protein MSENSPDKKPGISSFSKNYWIVILMEFFERGSYYGMMSILSVYMTDQLSFSKESVGVIKSTIQPLLYILPILSGAIGERFGYRKTLIFAFIFLGIGYFLTSQTTEYAMVFASLIIMAVGAGAFKPMISGTIARETNESNSTLGFGIFYWSINLGAFLFPLILVPYIKNTFGWQYVMVASAIATTAMLIPTLLVYKEPKKPENTKTILEVLKGAVMVLSDVRFIGLIIIYSGFWILYFQQFDSVLWYVQKYVDAKALNNFINGIFSSVGINLNWKFDVEHVTVINAGTIILLQILVSNIVKNTKALPTMITGIAMGTIGMAILAIDTSIWVFMLGIIIFSIGEMTAHPKYISYVGLIAPEDKKALYLGYAFLYGVLGSFIGGILGANLYVHFVDKLNQPRTLWIIFSMIGFVTIIGLLLYNKFFAPKKY; encoded by the coding sequence ATGTCAGAAAACTCTCCCGATAAAAAGCCAGGCATTTCTTCCTTCTCTAAAAACTATTGGATAGTTATCCTGATGGAATTTTTTGAACGAGGCTCATACTATGGAATGATGAGTATCCTGTCTGTTTACATGACTGACCAGCTTAGCTTTTCAAAAGAAAGTGTTGGAGTTATAAAAAGCACGATTCAGCCGTTGCTTTATATTCTTCCAATACTGTCTGGTGCGATAGGGGAAAGATTTGGTTACAGAAAAACTTTGATCTTTGCGTTTATCTTTTTAGGAATTGGATATTTTCTTACAAGCCAGACAACAGAATATGCAATGGTGTTTGCAAGCTTGATAATTATGGCTGTTGGTGCCGGCGCATTTAAGCCGATGATATCAGGAACTATTGCAAGAGAAACGAATGAAAGTAACAGCACGCTTGGTTTTGGAATATTTTATTGGTCAATTAACCTCGGTGCATTTTTATTCCCGCTGATTCTTGTTCCATACATAAAAAATACTTTCGGTTGGCAATATGTAATGGTTGCTTCTGCAATTGCAACAACGGCAATGTTAATACCAACACTTCTCGTTTATAAAGAACCAAAAAAACCAGAAAACACAAAAACTATTTTAGAAGTTTTGAAAGGAGCAGTAATGGTTTTGTCCGATGTCCGCTTCATCGGTTTGATTATTATTTACTCCGGCTTCTGGATTCTTTACTTTCAGCAGTTTGATTCCGTTCTCTGGTATGTACAGAAATACGTAGATGCAAAGGCACTGAATAATTTCATCAATGGTATTTTTTCTTCAGTTGGAATAAATCTCAACTGGAAGTTTGATGTTGAACACGTAACCGTAATAAATGCCGGGACAATAATCTTACTTCAGATTTTAGTTTCAAATATTGTGAAGAACACAAAGGCACTTCCTACAATGATTACAGGCATTGCAATGGGTACAATCGGGATGGCAATTCTTGCTATTGATACAAGTATCTGGGTTTTTATGCTGGGGATAATAATTTTTTCTATTGGCGAAATGACAGCACATCCAAAATACATAAGCTATGTTGGATTAATTGCTCCTGAAGACAAGAAAGCACTTTATCTGGGTTATGCGTTTTTATATGGTGTGCTGGGAAGTTTTATAGGCGGAATTCTTGGCGCAAATCTTTACGTTCATTTCGTTGATAAACTAAATCAGCCAAGAACATTGTGGATTATTTTTTCTATGATAGGGTTTGTTACGATTATAGGATTACTTTTATACAATAAGTTTTTTGCACCGAAGAAATACTGA